The following proteins are encoded in a genomic region of Toxotes jaculatrix isolate fToxJac2 chromosome 3, fToxJac2.pri, whole genome shotgun sequence:
- the comtb gene encoding catechol O-methyltransferase B isoform X1, producing MWLTLLYGCIGGAALLYALYRWVIPAVVQYHGGLALIWHDVIVERMLDTLTQTTRPQRILSAVQKNATRGDPRSVVKAIDEYCRHKEWAMNVGDEKGCILDSVVSEVNPATVLELGTYCGYSTVRIASLLPPHAKLITLEFNPDFAAIARQVIAWAGLEGKVQLVEGASGDWIPKMKEQFGIKTFDLVFLDHWKDRYLPDTKLMEECGLLRKGSILLADNVICPGTPEYLEYIRNSPRYESRYFKSHLEYTKVEDGLEKSVFLG from the exons ATGTGGCTGACTCTTCTTTACGGTTGCATCGGTGGAGCAGCTCTTCTGTATGCTTTGTACAGATGGGTGATCCCTGCCGTTGTGCAGTATCATGGAGGACTGGCGCTGATCTGGCACGATGTCATCGTGGAACGGATGCTGGACACACTGACCCAAACCACTCGTCCTCAG CGGATCCTGAGTGCAGTACAGAAGAACGCCACTAGAGGAGACCCTCGCAGCGTGGTCAAAGCCATTGATGAGTACTGCAGACACAAGGAGTGGGCCATGAATGTGGGGGACGAGAAGG gTTGCATTCTTGACTCAGTGGTGTCTGAGGTAAACCCAGCCACTGTGTTGGAGCTGGGAACCTACTGTGGCTATTCCACGGTGCGAATCGCCAGCCTGCTCCCCCCTCACGCCAAACTCATCACTCTTGAATTTAACCCTGACTTTGCTGCAATTGCTCGTCAGGTCATTGCTTGGGCAGGACTGGAGGGAAAG GTCCAGTTAGTTGAAGGAGCATCTGGGGACTGGATCCCCAAAATGAAGGAGCAGTTTGGgattaaaacatttgatttggTTTTCCTGGATCACTGGAAGGATCGCTACCTTCCTGACACCAAACTGATGGAG GAGTGTGGCCTCCTCAGGAAAGGCAGCATTCTGCTGGCAGACAACGTCATCTGCCCTGGTACCCCTGAATACCTGGAGTACATCCGTAACAGCCCACGGTACGAAAGCCGGTACTTCAAATCTCACCTGGAGTACACCAAAGTGGAGGATGGCTTGGAGAAGTCTGTCTTCTTAGGGTAG
- the comtb gene encoding catechol O-methyltransferase B isoform X2: MMWLTLLYGCIGGAALLYALYRWVIPAVVQYHGGLALIWHDVIVERMLDTLTQTTRPQRILSAVQKNATRGDPRSVVKAIDEYCRHKEWAMNVGDEKGCILDSVVSEVNPATVLELGTYCGYSTVRIASLLPPHAKLITLEFNPDFAAIARQVIAWAGLEGKVQLVEGASGDWIPKMKEQFGIKTFDLVFLDHWKDRYLPDTKLMEECGLLRKGSILLADNVICPGTPEYLEYIRNSPRYESRYFKSHLEYTKVEDGLEKSVFLG; encoded by the exons AT GATGTGGCTGACTCTTCTTTACGGTTGCATCGGTGGAGCAGCTCTTCTGTATGCTTTGTACAGATGGGTGATCCCTGCCGTTGTGCAGTATCATGGAGGACTGGCGCTGATCTGGCACGATGTCATCGTGGAACGGATGCTGGACACACTGACCCAAACCACTCGTCCTCAG CGGATCCTGAGTGCAGTACAGAAGAACGCCACTAGAGGAGACCCTCGCAGCGTGGTCAAAGCCATTGATGAGTACTGCAGACACAAGGAGTGGGCCATGAATGTGGGGGACGAGAAGG gTTGCATTCTTGACTCAGTGGTGTCTGAGGTAAACCCAGCCACTGTGTTGGAGCTGGGAACCTACTGTGGCTATTCCACGGTGCGAATCGCCAGCCTGCTCCCCCCTCACGCCAAACTCATCACTCTTGAATTTAACCCTGACTTTGCTGCAATTGCTCGTCAGGTCATTGCTTGGGCAGGACTGGAGGGAAAG GTCCAGTTAGTTGAAGGAGCATCTGGGGACTGGATCCCCAAAATGAAGGAGCAGTTTGGgattaaaacatttgatttggTTTTCCTGGATCACTGGAAGGATCGCTACCTTCCTGACACCAAACTGATGGAG GAGTGTGGCCTCCTCAGGAAAGGCAGCATTCTGCTGGCAGACAACGTCATCTGCCCTGGTACCCCTGAATACCTGGAGTACATCCGTAACAGCCCACGGTACGAAAGCCGGTACTTCAAATCTCACCTGGAGTACACCAAAGTGGAGGATGGCTTGGAGAAGTCTGTCTTCTTAGGGTAG